The sequence AATCCCCACATTTTGCATACATATCAATCAAAGCATTACAAACTTGAATACTATGTCGGAATTTACTCCTCTTGATCTTCAAATGAATTTTCTTACCTAAACTAAACAACCCAGATTCAGCACAAGCAGCTAAAATACTAATCAAAGTAGCATCATCAGGCCGCAACCCAGCTCTCTCCATACGATCATACAAACTAAAAGCCTCTTTCGCGCATCCTTTCTCTGCATACCCAGATATAATTATAGTCCACGGAACCAAATTCTTGACAGGCATTTTCTCAAACAAGAATTTCGCCATATCCATATCACCAATCTTACAGTACCCCCAAACCATCGTCGACCACGAAACAATATTCCTGTCAGGCATAGTTTGAAACAACTGAAAAGCCGAATTCATATCTCCTGCTTTCACAAACCCATCCAGCATTGAATTCCAACTAACCATATCTCTATATggcattttatcaaacagttTATGAGCATCCTCTAACTTCCCCATTTTTATAAACCCAGTAATCATAGAATTCCAGGACACAGTATCTCTCTCAGGCATTGAATCAAACACTTTCATAGCAGAAACAATCCCAAGCTTCCCACACTTGGAATAAGTATCAATCAAAGAGTTTGGCACAAAAATATCagaataaaaaccaaatttctcaatatgggtatgaatcatttgaacttgacgaagaagaagatgactagGACCCCCAGAACAACAAGCTTTCAACAGAATTGGGTATGTATAATTATCAGGAAACAACACATTCTCTTGCAAATCAAAGAAAGTAGAGAAAGCTGCTGAATACTGAGAGTTATGAGCAAAAGCTCTCATAAGTGTGTTATAGAGATGAACATTTGGTTCTtggatttgattgaaaatcttaacTGCTAATGGCATTTGATGACAAATTGAAAAGGCTGAGATAAGTTTAGGTGCTACAAATGGGTCTTGATGAAGATTTGCTTTCATGATTTGTGCTTGCATTTCTTTTAAATGCTTAAGGTTTGAACATTTCTGAAGATCCATTAATGTCTGCTCGAATAATCTTCTTGATGACACCCATGTGGGAGCTCTACAACTTGTTGTACACATTTATTTCACTGTTTCATTGAAATCTTCTCAAAATATGAATTGAGATTAAAGAGGAGGATGATAATCTTTGCATTTTACTGTTATGAGAGTATTTGAAACTGGAGAGACTGAAGAAGATGATAAGGTTACTTTTATATATGTAGAACCAATATTGTGGCTATAGGTTCCAGTTCTTAAACAAACCGGAGTGAGCCGGCTCGGAATCTACTAGTCTAGGTAGCTAGAcggtgaaaaaaagaaaaaagttactaTCTCGGTACAACCACTGAgcgtttttttttcataaaagaggATAATTTCTCGAACTTACATAGTTAACATACGTCTTCTGATGAAGTCGTTTGTGTTCATGACTTGTACATTCCAATTTTGGATGTCTAAATAGTTCATAATGGCTAAGAGACTTTCACCTTTCCAACTATTTTGGATAGTGAATCTATTACAAAAAAACTGACAAGTTTGATGTCCAAATGATATTGAATCTACTTGTTAATACAAAAATCATAGCTTTAAAATTTATATCAAAGTTTGACTTGTTTCTAAAATCCGAGTTTTGTTTGAATCTTCTTTTTCTAGCTTCAGCATACATTCCTATCAGCAACTTGAGAGTGGGTTGCAAATCACTTTGAAAAATGATATGGTAACCACTCATTTCAACTGCCAATGAAAAGCCGCCTCCGCCCCTATTATTTCTAACTGTTCTCTAGTGGTACAATTTCTCCAACTACCCCTAGCTTCGATAGTTCTTCCTGCAAAATCAATCAGTGTTAGTCCAACTCCTGAACTAGTCATAAATTCATGCATGGATAAAGCTATGTTTATCGCCATTGCCATGTATCCTAAATTTCCCTGGGGTTGGCAGCTAGTAACAATCAATGAGTCATCGTTTAGCGGATTGTAATACAAGGTTTGCATGACATCGTATTCTTTTCTACTAACACACATATAACTATTAATGAATTTAACTATCTTCCTTGTTGTTACAATActattttgaatttcttttttgAATACACGATTGCATCTTGCTTTCCAAACATGCCATGTTACAATACTACAAAAAACATTTCATTCAATTACATTGTTTTCTCTATCTAGTTGAGTAAACCAACCATTTAAATAATCATGAAAAGTGTTAGCATTTTGCATTACATTGTCAATATCAAAATTAAGATGCATCCATACATGTTTTGTGAAGTTGCATTTCATGAATAAATGAGTAAGAGATTCATCCTCTACATTACAAAGTTTACAATAAACATCTATTTCTGGTATTATAGCAACAACTCTCACACTATTTGAAAGTATAGAGTGTGTTGCCTTCCAGATAAAGGTTTTGATTGAATGAGTTATTTCATTTCCCAAATATTGTTCCACTGAATGTTAGATTCTCCTGTACAATTAATGTTGTTATATAAAGACTTAACAGTAAAGATACATGTGTTGCTTAGCGTCCAGTGAGGAATGTCTGGTAAACCATTGTTAGGAATTTGTATCTTGCTTATCTTGTCTACAGTAATTCTGTCGAAGCAACCTGCTAGTTTTGTCATATCCCAAGTTCTATTTGTTGTAATCAAATGGCATACTTTAGTGATACCTACATTTCATGTCCTAGCACTGTTAGCGGTTGGTTTAACATCTAGGATCCAGTAGTCGTCCCATATATCTATATTTTCTCCATTTCCCAACTCCCAGAAACAATGTTTATTTAAGTAAGCTACTCGTAACAATATACCTTTCCACATCCAACTATCACTTTGGTTTGGAACAGTGTTTATATGAAGAATATCACACAAAGGATAGTACTTAGCTTTAAGACTTTTAGCCATTAAAGAATCAGAATTTTCATGCAGTCTCCATCATATCTTAGCCAGCATAGCTatattaaaaaatttcatgttTGGGAAGCCTAAACCTCCTTCCTCCAAAAATTTGCACATATTATCCCAACCTATAAGACAAATACCTTTTTTACCTTTATCATTCAATCCATTTTCATCTCTACCCCACCAATAGTTTCTTTGCAACTTAGTTATGTCATTACAAATCTTAACAggtattctaaaacaattcatttggtaaacacaaatagaagaagaaacatTTCTTATCATTACACCTCTACCAGCAGGATTTAGAAGTGTACCTTCCCATCCTATCAAtctgtttttcattttttccACTAGGGGTTCaaaacattttatttttgaaGTGTAAGTAAATAAAGGTGATCCTAGGTATTTATCATTTATAGGTATCTCATTTACTCCTAGTATCTGCTTCACACTATTCCTGAGAGTAGGATCAGCTTTAGAGCTAAAGAAGACCCCTGATTTAGCCAGATTGATTAACTGACCAGAGGCCTCCCCAAAATCCTTGAACAGTTTAACAAGATTATTACTTGACAGATTATCAGCTTCACAGAATATAatacaatcatcagcaaacattAAGTGACTAATTGAAGGAGCATTGTTGGTTATTTTTAGTCCTTTTATTGAGCCTTGGTCTTCAACATGTATAAGGGTTCTAGAAAGTGCCtcaatgcaaaacagaaaaaggTGTGGAGATATAAGATCTCCTTGTATTAATCCCCTAGTTGGTTTAAAAAAATGTGTTCGGGATCCATTTATAAGAATAGCTAGAGTAGTAGTATAAATACATTGATACACTAGATTACGCCATTTTTCATTATATCCCTTTCTCTGCATGATTCGGATTAGGAAATCCCATTCCactctgtcgaaagctttcgacatgtctgaaaaagcgggggtctaacaacaccacccaatatttcgattagtaatctatatggactaactccaaaatactttgctagagaatcaactagacagtcaaactcaatctagataaaaaagtatctcaatgagtaattatctcaatctctcgatttgatctttactaaagcaaatagaaatctgcgagtctttatcaaagaaagataacttggagggtaccaaaggccaatgtccaaggatcaatcaactacaatcaacaaccaaaggttggattagagaagttgatgatcttaacgcacaacctgtattatttcacttatacaaaatataatgcggaaaagaaataacacagacaccagaaattttgttaacgaggaaaccgcaaatgcaggaaaacccagggacctagtccagattgaatacacattgtattaagccgctacaaacactagactactgcaaactaacttcggactggaatatagttgaaccccaatcagtctcccaccgatccaaggtacaattgtactccgacgcctctgatcccagcaggatactgcgcacttgattcccttagctgatctcacccacaaccaagagttgttttaatccaaaatcacagacttgataataaacagatttgtctcgcacaaaaaagtctataaaaggataaatttgtctcccacagataaaccctaggttttgttccgtcttaagatataaaatcaaggtgaacaggaaccaattgataatccggtcttatattcccgaagaacatcctagatgaatcaatcacctctctacaatccttcctgactacacaagcggattgtcgaggaatcacaaacagtgagacgaagatgtttgtgacttctgtatcttgcctatcggagaactctcacgatctcaagtcaatcaatcgattgtactcgtacgatagaagatgcaagatcagatcacacaactacgataaagtagtatcggtttggattcacaatcccaatgaagtctttaagtcgttaacctgattttagagaagaaaatcaaaggttaatggagaacgactctagcgggcgcactagtagcacacagacgtctggggattagttttgcacaatgctatatgtctcctttatatagccttcaaatcaaggtttttccttaggtacaaagcaatccttattcaccgttagatgaaaacctgatttagattcaagctaatatttctaaatcgttagatcgaaaacttagcttgtcacacacacttgagtagacgtttactgggtttgagaaaaccatgtccaaacgtgtgtgtgtatgttggttcaacatattaacccaaaaggttaaccatatgagcatttcatattaaccttgttcttcttcaccataactagttcaattgactcaaatgaactagttaaagagttgttcaattgctatgagatcttatgtaactacacaagacacaattgaaataaagatgattcgattcgattgaatcgtctcatgaatattatagccacggtttgcataaagcattccttagtaatttaatgtttcatgttcagagcacatctttagatcataacctcttaagttcacaaacaagttcgcggacttaagttaatcggttgagttttccaaactcagcacaaattctcggaatgagaacttccgccagttcgcggactgggtttgaggactaagcacacaaacgagtttcggaaaatcccagcagaaattctcggtcgagaacttcctacagttcgcggacttggcaagccaattccacaatcctcccgatttctcttgatcatcaaatttcgaaaactttggttcaatgaatacatggttatgtaatctaaagtctcatttcaatcattgagacattctcagaggatgctatgtagccgttattcacagaccgattcacgtcagagcaattctcaaagtgattgaaacttttcatgactttcgtcactaggtgaagataaacttgatcaaagagaaacgctttaccaacacacgatttcgagataaaagataataaatgaatgctcagctcgaaacataaaatgtgtatgatctagactatatagcataagacttttgtctcataagaagtaggagatagaagagatagacttttgagtgataaataagttcaagtctccacatacctttttgttgatgaagtttcacggttccttggatagatcttcgtcgttgtatgatgaatctccatgaagtccttgagcttaactacacttttctatcctagtccgagacttagcgatgtaggctagaaatcaagacttatagttttgatcactaacattgacaaacatgcttgagatagcaatgcatgcgaggttgaccgagctatgctctaacaatctccccatttgttaattttaatgacaaaactattaatacatatgtaatacaaaaaagataaactttagtggctcctattccatagtctaatcttcaacgttacttgaaatcttcgtccttccaagtactcaaatgatcccaaaggttgtaagcttagcaccatcgttgttgaagatccgtagctataacaatgagagaaattgagattctcgatcattattatacaatgtcatagtattattacataacatcaaagtccaattgtatcacgactttaacaataatactacggtgatatgtataactcccccttagtcaatattccatctcgatcatggaaaccactcccccttacacaatgatccgaaaaccatatgtatttgtagtgtgaactacaatatttctccccgtttttctcaataaaattggcaaaggtacaagaatgagacCTTactgaaatttccataagagacatttgatgaccaaaagaaaaatacataccaacttaatttagatgcaatctaatagccgaagctaacaacattcatcaaggagttttaagatacaagataacccctataaaattccacagctgcacttcccgcaagatattaccattaagcacaagttcaaaagaactctcccccatttgatgtcattcccgagagaacaacaagagcgaccttaatttcgaaagaaaagaaggattttttattggacaccaaaaaccatagaaatgattttctatattcaAAGGTCagccaaattaaccacaagtaaacccatgattaattcaattggaatacgcaactaaatcaaaccacaaaagtgatcaatttaattgaaagtgctcaacataagtaaactcacggagctacgactaagtcaatcacatggagatgactaacttaaccgttcaaatactcaacataaggaaaaccttacggaatatatgactacattaaccaaagaacatgatagtgtatcctttcatatactcaacaaaagaacttgtggaatatatgaaaactcaactagattaattacaagagaacctataattaatctaattggaatacaaacaaccaaactaattaccgaagtaattaatttaattattttgggctcaacataagaaaacttgtggaacccagttcatcatagaatatgacaacctttaaccgtacatgtactcaacataagaaagtagacttatggagtactaactaaacaaccaaactagttgattaatttagttcctaattctcgacatatagcatcttatggaacaaccaacaaagccaaggtaaatcgacttagtcgtaaggtgctcaacataagacacacaatggagccttcacggtaaaacataataaaatggatcaatgaagatcaatatcgtggataacatacaaggatctattctattttccatcataatgacataatagactttatccttgttgaacaaaaatttttatcctattttccatcaaatacatgattgcataggcataacttttgtatatgtcaaaagtacattcgtcttttcatcaatacgaataccgattcatgaacgactttacttttgacagcaataCGGTGCCTTCatgttcacggacgtaaaaaatacatatcccataaaaatattgcaatatcacaaaccattaaaatacttcaataaacatcatcctccaaatatttttagaatttaataaccaataaacctaaaaaataacataagaagatgaaaacaaaaataggtatgtgtagtcacaatcatcgctatttaaAGCACTagctattcttccaactaatccaaaaagaagacttactatgcatataagactcagttttccttgatgatttcatgcctctgaaatggtccatcaaagtaagagtcactgatatccttgaccatgttgaccgtagagacaccatgttcaaaagttagaacgttgacttttcATAGTgtgagcataatgacgagcctttgcatagtcaaggataactttcttctgatttctgatcaagataatCTGAATACCAAGGATTTTCGCATGTCCATCAATCAGCTGGATTGTCTGCAATTGGAGGTTatccagttcgttcttaacttcattctgaacactaatcaaatccttgacagattcaccaatccaagtgttatactcttttctttcaagcatcttcttccgtataaactcttgaccataatcacatcctttgagatcatcctcaaccaaggggttaacttcttctttgggaacagattTCATAGTcctcctttctgaagaaaaatgaaaaacatataagatttatatatgttcgtgaacgccctggatagaaaccctagagttctttGAGGAGATACGGGCTTTCGTGGGCCGACCAAAAACCATTTGCCCTAAAATTGATATTGCACACTAtgtatctttcaaaaaaaaaaacttccatcCCAAAATTATAGAGACAAGAAGACAAAGCGAAAAGGGTAAAACAGCaaagacaagaaaaatatatcacaatacttgagcatctctcaaatcctcatccttgtatctctcaagttaaaCACAAGAATGGACCATTCTGCTGCtaagtagcagagggagacatagtctcaccataggttctg comes from Papaver somniferum cultivar HN1 chromosome 7, ASM357369v1, whole genome shotgun sequence and encodes:
- the LOC113300242 gene encoding pentatricopeptide repeat-containing protein At3g29230-like, yielding MCTTSCRAPTWVSSRRLFEQTLMDLQKCSNLKHLKEMQAQIMKANLHQDPFVAPKLISAFSICHQMPLAVKIFNQIQEPNVHLYNTLMRAFAHNSQYSAAFSTFFDLQENVLFPDNYTYPILLKACCSGGPSHLLLRQVQMIHTHIEKFGFYSDIFVPNSLIDTYSKCGKLGIVSAMKVFDSMPERDTVSWNSMITGFIKMGKLEDAHKLFDKMPYRDMVSWNSMLDGFVKAGDMNSAFQLFQTMPDRNIVSWSTMVWGYCKIGDMDMAKFLFEKMPVKNLVPWTIIISGYAEKGCAKEAFSLYDRMERAGLRPDDATLISILAACAESGLFSLGKKIHLKIKRSKFRHSIQVCNALIDMYAKCGDLSDASSVFEEMTERNVVTWNTLLQGLAMHGNCEKALSFFSRMTREGIEPDGVTFVSVLSSCSHAGLVDEGRHYFSLLKRDYGSALQVEHYGCMVDLLGRGGHLKEAFELIKTMPMEPNAIIWGTLLGACRMHSNVELAEEVVDRLVQLEPKDAGSLAIFSNIYAAAGDWDGVAKVRSKMRDVYKQPGASSIEIDDEVHEFRVSDTAHPESSRIYHMVDRLKQHLEQVGYVPRAHC